From Nonlabens sp. Ci31, the proteins below share one genomic window:
- a CDS encoding IS3 family transposase, with product MQDYKEEHKETLVSTCDLLGLNRQVYYRALKSKADKQSITQQVITLVRGVRNIMPKLGTRKLYHMLKMELSMLKVGRDKLFRILKANHLLIKPKRSYHVTTDSHHRFRKHKNIVSNLDINRPEQIWVSDITYVGTRTNPSYLALITDAYSKKVMGYNVCESLAVDGSLQALEMALNNRDSEEEPLIHHSDRGLQYCSNDYQALLGNNNIKASMTEKYDPYENAIAERINGILKQEFHIARNIKNLDLKKKPIKNAIGIYNNLRPHLSNHMLTSREMHKQNKLKRKQYKSKSLTMLASLSFKS from the coding sequence ATCCAAGACTATAAAGAAGAACACAAAGAAACGTTAGTTTCTACCTGTGATTTACTCGGGCTGAACAGACAAGTCTACTATAGAGCACTGAAATCAAAAGCCGATAAACAGTCCATTACACAACAAGTCATAACCTTGGTGCGTGGAGTTCGTAATATCATGCCCAAGCTGGGTACAAGAAAATTATATCATATGCTCAAAATGGAATTATCAATGTTGAAGGTGGGAAGGGACAAGCTCTTTAGAATACTTAAAGCCAATCATCTGCTTATAAAACCTAAAAGAAGCTATCATGTAACCACTGATTCACACCATAGATTTAGAAAACATAAGAATATAGTTAGTAACCTTGATATAAACAGACCAGAACAAATATGGGTAAGCGATATTACCTATGTAGGAACAAGAACAAATCCATCCTATCTAGCACTGATTACAGATGCGTATTCTAAAAAAGTAATGGGTTACAATGTTTGTGAAAGTCTAGCTGTTGACGGCTCGTTACAAGCTTTGGAAATGGCCTTGAATAATAGGGATAGCGAAGAAGAACCCTTAATCCATCATTCAGATAGAGGATTACAATACTGCTCAAATGACTACCAGGCCTTGCTAGGAAACAACAACATAAAAGCTAGTATGACAGAAAAGTATGACCCTTATGAAAATGCTATTGCAGAAAGGATTAATGGTATACTAAAGCAAGAGTTCCACATTGCCCGAAATATTAAAAATCTTGATTTAAAGAAAAAACCAATCAAAAATGCAATCGGAATCTATAATAATTTAAGACCACATTTATCTAACCACATGCTAACATCAAGAGAAATGCACAAGCAAAATAAACTGAAAAGAAAACAGTACAAATCAAAAAGCTTAACGATGCTAGCATCGTTAAGCTTTAAATCATAA
- a CDS encoding toxin-antitoxin system YwqK family antitoxin — MMKKFLLICALAVGTFAMAQEVKPTFEKMEDGVVKATYFHDNGTVAQTGTFLNNKRHGEWISYNADGQKTAKAEYKNNRKAGKWFFWTNDQLTEVDYSENAIVAVNTWISKEPVATNRP, encoded by the coding sequence ATGATGAAAAAATTTCTTTTAATATGCGCATTAGCAGTAGGAACATTTGCAATGGCACAAGAGGTAAAGCCTACTTTTGAAAAGATGGAAGATGGAGTGGTGAAAGCAACGTATTTCCATGACAATGGTACAGTAGCACAAACAGGTACATTTTTAAATAACAAAAGACACGGTGAGTGGATCAGTTATAATGCTGATGGTCAAAAAACTGCTAAGGCAGAGTATAAAAACAATAGAAAAGCAGGTAAATGGTTTTTCTGGACTAACGACCAACTTACTGAAGTAGATTATAGTGAAAATGCTATTGTAGCAGTTAACACTTGGATCAGCAAAGAACCAGTGGCAACAAACAGACCGTAG
- a CDS encoding helix-turn-helix domain-containing protein produces MKRTQKDYSVSFKLQVVQEMELGELSRTEACLKYGIQAKSTIREWLRKYGNFDWENQLPITMVKTPEQKYLS; encoded by the coding sequence GTGAAGCGTACCCAAAAAGATTACTCCGTTTCTTTTAAACTCCAAGTGGTTCAAGAAATGGAACTTGGTGAATTAAGTAGAACTGAAGCTTGTCTTAAATATGGAATACAAGCAAAATCTACTATTAGAGAATGGCTCAGAAAATATGGTAACTTTGATTGGGAAAATCAATTACCAATTACTATGGTAAAGACTCCAGAACAAAAATACTTGAGTTAG